A region of the Chlamydia buteonis genome:
ATACACCACCTTCGAATCACTTCTTTTAACATGCCTTATTGCCCTCACTACAGGCTCAGCCATAAGAAGCATCCCATCATTATTAAAAGGAGCATCATCCACCTGCTGCCACTTACCCAATCCAAACTCTCGTATATCCCTGGATTGGATTTTTAACAGCCCTCTCTTAATAGCCCTCCCTAAAATACTAGAGCGCAAAGGACTATCAAAATACTCTGGGAATAAAGAAAGTATATCAATCTCCATCCCAAGCCTAAAAAATTACTTGACGACACTTTGTGTTACTTCAGCTCTTTTTAAAGAACGACGCTGACGATAAGCACGGCGTTTTTGGCATAAGGCAGCTTTACGAGCCATTTTCTTAGCCATTAATTCACAATAAACTCCAGGAGCTCCTTGCTTAATCAAAACAGCAGCCTTCTCTGTAAGTTCTGCCCCCTGATTTAACCAGTGAAAGATTCGGTCGCTTTTCAATTGATAATTAACTGTACTGTGAGGATCGTACCAACCCAATAATTCGATATACCTACCATCACGAGGAGACTCAACGTCAGCAAGTACTAGTCTATAGACTACGTGATTTCTTCGCCCTTGTTGTCGTAAACGAATTTTTAACGCCACAGGTTTCCTCCAGACATTTTCTTTTTCATTTGTTCTATTCTCTCTTTACTCATATTTTTAAAAAACTTTTTAGATTGCATCATACGCTTCCGGAATTGATTCACATCACCTAAAGTCAACCCACAACCAGATGCTATTCTTTTCATGCGACTCATATCTAACTCTACTTTTTCTTGTCTCTCTTGAGGAGTCATAGAAAGAATGATCGCTTCTGTTTTTTTCATATGCTCTTCGGAATCCGCTATCTCTTTATCGCTAGGTTTAGCACCACCTAAACTTGGCATCATTCCCACAAGTTTTCTAAGTGGACCCATTCGTCGAAACGCCTTAATCTGCTTATAATAATCTTCATAAGTAAAGGTCGATTCTATTAACTTCTTCCCGAGTTCTTCGTCTTCTTCTTCAGAAATACATTCACGCATTTTTTGCACAAAATGCACAGTATCTCCCATACCTAAAATGCGATCCGCCATCGATTCTGCATTAAAAGGTCGAAGATCTTGTATTTTCTCGCCGCACCCCTCAAATTTTATTGGTTTCCCTAATAAACTTTTCATAGATAATACGGCACCGGCGCGAGCATCACCGTCTGTCATGGAGATAATAACTCCAGTCAAGTCTAAATAATTATCAAAGGCTTTTGCTGTAGAAACAGCGTCCTGCCCCATCGCTAAATTCATAACAAAAAGCCTTTCACATGCATGGGATACTTTTTGTATGGAGGCTAATTCTTCCATTAATACTTCATCAACATGCAAACGACCTGCTGTATCAATCAAAACAAGATCATGCCCTTCCTGTTTAGCGTAATCTAAAGCCTGAGAAACTACTTTTACAGGATCTTGTTCTTCGCTATTGTAAAGCTCAGCTTTGGTTTTTGAAATTAAGTTTCTCAATTGTTCTACCGCTGCAAAGCGTTTCAAATCGCAGGGAACAACAAGTACTTTCTTTGCTTTGCGTTCCTCTAAAACATAAGCTGCGAGCTTAGCGCAGGTCGTAGTTTTCCCTGTTCCTTGTAAGCCACAAAGTAAAATTACCCCAGGATTCCCAAAAGTATTTAAATCAGTTTTATCACCCAGTAATTCTGTCAGTTCCTCGTGTAAATAACGTATGAACTGTTGTCCGGGAGAAACGTGTTTCCAGACTTCCTCTCCAAGAACTTTTTCCTTTACCTTGGAAATAAAACTTTTAACCACATGATAATTCACATCAGCGTCCAACAACGCCAACCGGACTTCCCGGATCGCTTCAGAGATATTTTCTTCAGTAATTCTACGTGAGGCAACCAGAGAAGAAAAAATTGAGGATAGTTTTTGCGATAAAGAACTGATCATCTACTGAGCAAAAATCAAGAATAATCTCATGAGAATACAGTATCACTTGCATGATTTTCAAGAAAAAAAATCCTATCGCATGCTGAGAGATCTTGGTGTATGGAACCACACACACCATGATTTGCAAAAATTCTTTTTACCACCTCTCCTTGACTATAACCAATTTCCAGCCAACCTACACCTCCGGGACATAAAATAGCGTCTAAATCCCGAGCTATTCTTTCATAAAACTCAAATCCCGAACTGCCTCCCACCAAAGCTTTCCAGGGCTCATGACAACGAACTTCTGGATCTGTTCGCATAATTTCATCAAAAGAAAGGTAAGGAGGATTACAGACAAAAGCATCAGCTGGACAAGAAAAGGGGGCAAATAAGTCCCCTTCAAGAACGTCTACTTTTAGATTATTTTTAGAAGCATTTATTTTAGTTACAGCTACGGCTTTTGGGCAAATATCTGAAAGAATTACTTTAACATTTGGACAATATTTTTTTATAGATAATCCCAAACACCCACTACCACAACACACATCATAAAATGTTTGGATATGAGAATGCTGTGTTAAATATTGTATAATTTTCTCAGCGAGCAACTCTGTTTCCATTCTAGGGATCAGCACCCGAGAATCTACTTCTAGATCTAGTTCTAAAAAACGTACACTACCATGAATATATGCTGTTGGGACACGTTCTGCTCTTTTCTGAATACGCATCCAATACATGTTTAGAGTATCAGAATTCAAACGCACGGATAGTATTTGAGCTCTTGAAGTTATTCCAAGCAAATCCATCAAAATATCAACGGCTTCTCTATTTGAGAAAACTACGCCACGATATTCCAAATAAGCAGCAGCTTCTTTAAGAATTCTCTTCGTTTCCATTTTGCAAAAGCTGGTGATAAGCTTGGCTAACCAAAGCTGAGGTAATAGTATCCAAATCGCCTTCCATAACTTTATCTAAGCTATAAAGCGTCAGTCCTATTCTATGATCTGTCACGCGATTTTGTGAGAAATTATAAGTACGAATTCTTTCTGATCGATCTCCACTACCCACTTGGGCCGACCGCATAGCCGACGCTTCTTTATGACGACGCTGCATTTCTGCATCACGTATACGTGCCTTCAAAATACGCATAGCCTTAGCTTTATTCTTATGCTGACTGCGTTCATCCTGGCAAGTAACAACAACGCCTGTGGGAAGGTGGGTGATTCTAACTGCAGAATCCGTGACATTTACGTGCTGTCCTCCAGCTCCCGAAGCTCTAAAAGTATCGATTTTTAAATCTTTTTCATCGATAAAAACTTCTTCATCATCTTCAGCAGGCTCTGGCAATACAGCAACAGTAATTGCAGAAGTATGCACACGACCTTGAGTTTCAGTTTCAGGGACTCTTTGAACACGGTGTGTTCCTGCTTCATACTGAAGTAAACGCTTAACTCCAGTTCCTGAAATACCCATCACGTATTCCTTATATCCACCGACATCTGATTCGGAAGCGGAAAGCACTTCATATTTCCATCCTTTAGCAGACGCATATAGGTGATACATTCTTACGCAGTCCCCTACAAATAGTGCGGCTTCGTCTCCTCCTGTACCTGCACGTAATTCCATAATGACATTCAAATCGTCATCTGGATCAGGGGGGACTAATAAATTCTCTAAAATTTTATAAAGTTTCTCAACCTCAGCCTTCCCCGATTGAATTCCCTCTTCTAGCATAGCTATCATCTCAGGATCTTTTTCTTGAGCTAAAGCTTGTTTATCATCACTCAGAACTTTTTCCTGTGCCACAACCCTATCATAGGTATTTTTTAACTCAGAAAGCCGCGCGTGCTCTTTACTTAAGAGGCTATACTCTTTAGGGTTATCAAAAATCTCTGGATTAGAGATTTTAACTTCCACTTCCTCGAGACGTTTCAAATACTCTAGAATCTTTTTTTGCATGTATCACTTCTCAATCAAGAGTTCCTGACATGCTTCCCGCTACGCATGCCCAGAAGTTCTTAAGTTAATTTCTTAAATTATTTACCTGATGTAAGTAGGCCATCCCTTAATGAAAACATTCTTATAGAGCCGCTATATCCTCGGATCAAACCCACTGCAAATAAAGCCTTTGCTTACTTTTAAATTGGTAATTGGATCATAGTTCTATCATATTTTGTCAATATGCGTCACTGCAAACAAAAAAGGTTACTAATTCATTACTCTATTTATCGAATAACTATGAGTGTTTCCAAATAGGGGATTAAATGACAAAACACGTCTCAATACACCCTTATCACAGGGGAAATGACAACGTGTTTACAAAAACATTTGAAGCTTAAAAGGGAAATTACTTCTTTCTCTTTATTGGAGCTTTTTTCTTAGCTTTAACTGTAGGTTCTTCTTCAACAGCAGCCAGGGAGGGTTGTGCGGGCTTTACATTGCTGTAACGCTTTAAGAATTTGTCTACTCGACCCTCAGCATCCACTAGTCTCTTACTTCCTGTAAAGAAAGGATGTGAAGCTGAAGATACGCTTACGTAACATACAGGGTACTCCTTCCCTTCAAACACTTCAGTTTTATCGCTTTGATATGTAGATCCGCAAACAAATTTATATCCTGTAGAAGAGTCTACAAATAAAACTTGTTGATAGTTGGGATGAGTGTTCTTTTTCATATTGACAACTCCAAAATCACCATCTTATGGTATGTGGGTAACAACATCATGAAATACTAAGAGAAAAGAGTACAGTAATACTTTATGAAAAAGCAAGAAAAAACACGTTTATTTCCTCTATTTCAAAGACTTTTCATTCTAGTTATTTTCCTTTGTCCTTGTTCAGCTTTTTCTCAGTCTCCCCATTCTCTAAAAAAAAATTTGTTTCTTGCTCAAGCTGGAGATTATGCAGTCTTTAGCAAGGGAGGACAAAAGTTTTTTTTATTTGTGAAATCCATATCAGCAGAAACTGTTTGGATAGAAATGACAGAATTCCCATATTTGTCACAACAAGACCAAACCCTATTAAAAAACACCCCATGGAAAACTTTAATTAGCAGTCTACACTCGCCCAGAAGAGTTTTTGTAATTTCTCTGTCAAAGCAAGACTTGCTTATCTTCTCTTTAAATCTAAAGACTCAACAACTGCAGCAGATCCAAACAGATGATCTGTCTTTGTTTGCCACGCTTGTACAACTTTCTTTAAACGAAGCTCCTGCGCATCTAATAAAAACACAAGGGAAAAACAACGACCCATGGTCCCCTAGAATTACTCTAGAAGGAAATTGTTCGGTTAAAATGCCTGTGCAAGCTTGGCATGCACATTGGCCCAAAGATTCTTCTATTTTATCAGAGAAAAACGTTCTTATGTATTTTACAGCCTGTGAAATCTCTGTTTTCCCTCTATGGACAAGTATAGAAACTCCCAAAGGTTCGGTTGTCTTACGAACTATTGATGTGGGTCATAATGCTATATCTCCATATTCCTACAGCATTCCGAAAATATAAAACCCTTTCCAAAATAATGCCTAGACGTCTTCTATAGATTAAACTTTGAAAAGTGCAAATTCTTAAACCTATCTAGAAAATATTTTTGATTGAAAAATCCAATAGAGTAAAATGACTACCATGGTTTTTGTTAGACATTCGCATTTTAATTTTAATACTAAAATTAAGTGTGTATGACTTTCGTCTACTCTAGGTGCGCTAAGTATGGCCACAATTCCGATTAGGGAAATTCCCTTTTCGAACCTCCATATGTTATGGAGAAATTCAAACTCAGAAAGCAATTAAGGGTTTCACTAGGCATCTTCATGAAAGATCGGTTTTCTTTAAATAAAAGTCGTCAGATACTTCACTCAACATATAAATTACTCAAAAGTAAAAAACTTGCTCAAGATCCCGACTCTAAACAAGAGCTACAAAAGTTATTAGAACAACTTGAAGAAGCCATTTTTCAACAAGATCAGGAAGCGGCTAGTCAACTCGCAGGACAAGCTCAGCAATTCAGCAAGCGTTATCCCGCTTCTTTTGCAAAAAAATCATGGGAACTTACTAAAGCCATTCTTTTTGCTGCCTTAGCAGCGTTTCTTATTCGCCAATTTTGGTTTGAACTTTATGAAGTTCCTACAGGATCAATGCGTCCAACTATTTTAG
Encoded here:
- a CDS encoding type B 50S ribosomal protein L31, producing the protein MKKNTHPNYQQVLFVDSSTGYKFVCGSTYQSDKTEVFEGKEYPVCYVSVSSASHPFFTGSKRLVDAEGRVDKFLKRYSNVKPAQPSLAAVEEEPTVKAKKKAPIKRKK
- the prfA gene encoding peptide chain release factor 1, translated to MQKKILEYLKRLEEVEVKISNPEIFDNPKEYSLLSKEHARLSELKNTYDRVVAQEKVLSDDKQALAQEKDPEMIAMLEEGIQSGKAEVEKLYKILENLLVPPDPDDDLNVIMELRAGTGGDEAALFVGDCVRMYHLYASAKGWKYEVLSASESDVGGYKEYVMGISGTGVKRLLQYEAGTHRVQRVPETETQGRVHTSAITVAVLPEPAEDDEEVFIDEKDLKIDTFRASGAGGQHVNVTDSAVRITHLPTGVVVTCQDERSQHKNKAKAMRILKARIRDAEMQRRHKEASAMRSAQVGSGDRSERIRTYNFSQNRVTDHRIGLTLYSLDKVMEGDLDTITSALVSQAYHQLLQNGNEENS
- a CDS encoding 30S ribosomal protein S16, giving the protein MALKIRLRQQGRRNHVVYRLVLADVESPRDGRYIELLGWYDPHSTVNYQLKSDRIFHWLNQGAELTEKAAVLIKQGAPGVYCELMAKKMARKAALCQKRRAYRQRRSLKRAEVTQSVVK
- the prmC gene encoding peptide chain release factor N(5)-glutamine methyltransferase, whose product is METKRILKEAAAYLEYRGVVFSNREAVDILMDLLGITSRAQILSVRLNSDTLNMYWMRIQKRAERVPTAYIHGSVRFLELDLEVDSRVLIPRMETELLAEKIIQYLTQHSHIQTFYDVCCGSGCLGLSIKKYCPNVKVILSDICPKAVAVTKINASKNNLKVDVLEGDLFAPFSCPADAFVCNPPYLSFDEIMRTDPEVRCHEPWKALVGGSSGFEFYERIARDLDAILCPGGVGWLEIGYSQGEVVKRIFANHGVCGSIHQDLSACDRIFFLENHASDTVFS
- the ffh gene encoding signal recognition particle protein, whose amino-acid sequence is MISSLSQKLSSIFSSLVASRRITEENISEAIREVRLALLDADVNYHVVKSFISKVKEKVLGEEVWKHVSPGQQFIRYLHEELTELLGDKTDLNTFGNPGVILLCGLQGTGKTTTCAKLAAYVLEERKAKKVLVVPCDLKRFAAVEQLRNLISKTKAELYNSEEQDPVKVVSQALDYAKQEGHDLVLIDTAGRLHVDEVLMEELASIQKVSHACERLFVMNLAMGQDAVSTAKAFDNYLDLTGVIISMTDGDARAGAVLSMKSLLGKPIKFEGCGEKIQDLRPFNAESMADRILGMGDTVHFVQKMRECISEEEDEELGKKLIESTFTYEDYYKQIKAFRRMGPLRKLVGMMPSLGGAKPSDKEIADSEEHMKKTEAIILSMTPQERQEKVELDMSRMKRIASGCGLTLGDVNQFRKRMMQSKKFFKNMSKERIEQMKKKMSGGNLWR